The proteins below are encoded in one region of Cololabis saira isolate AMF1-May2022 chromosome 13, fColSai1.1, whole genome shotgun sequence:
- the LOC133458015 gene encoding zinc finger protein 660-like isoform X1 — protein sequence MSSSGSLREFISQRLTAAAEEIFTEFEKTIVQYEEEIDRQRRLLDITWKPEIKLHRTDLQHGFIPDANEVLPGQQLCNQDRNLRLDQKEPDPPQVKEEMKDGQVERKQETDVVNYLNETELQHHFFRVANEVLPGQQLCNQDRNLRLDQKEPDPPQVKEEMKDGQVELKQETDVVMVTPTSGESGHSEPEPNMDQVQLQISPVTGKPDEQETKYEQSTRNEDAGTDMDNSPMPESRGDSDAGNESVNFQNKYLNETDGQIHSEKSQLTCRFCGKSFLRQLYLLDHTRIHTGEKPFTCQVCGKSFNRNVTLTTHMRIHTGEKPYSCNTCGKSFSQTGHLTNHIRGHTGEKPFSCEMCGKTFAVGNTLTIHMRTHTGEKPYSCHICGKGFLSSSNMKAHVRRHADVKPFCCQNCGQSFGQLSALKVHMNKSCRPQLPSNGISGNVWTFSEQENQKESEPKLVTT from the exons ATGAGTTCGTCTGGGTCTCTGAGAGAGTTCATCAGTCAGCGACtaactgctgctgctgaagaAATATTCACAGAGTTTGAAAAAACCATCGTCCAGTACGAAGAAGAGATTGACCGACAGAGAAGACTGCTGGATATCACCTGGAAACCGGAGATTAAACTACACAGAACAG ATCTCCAACATGGTTTCATCCCGGATGCTAATGAGGTTCTTCCTGGCCAGCAGCTCTGTAACCAGGACAGGAACCTCAGATTGGACCAGAAGGAACCAGATCCTCCACAGGTTAAGGAGGAAATGAAGGATGGTCAGGTTGAACGGAAGCAGGAGACTGATGTCGTCAATTATCTTAATGAAACAG AACTCCAGCATCATTTCTTCCGGGTTGCTAATGAGGTTCTTCCTGGCCAGCAGCTCTGTAACCAGGACAGGAACCTCAGATTGGACCAGAAGGAACCAGATCCTCCACAGGTTAAGGAGGAAATGAAGGATGGTCAGGTTGAACTGAAGCAGGAGACTGATGTCGTCATGGTGACTCCAACTTCTGGTGAAAGTGGCCAcagtgaaccagaaccaaacatggatcAGGTCCAACTTCAGATCTCTCCAGTAACTGGGAAACCGGATGAGCAAGAAACAAAGTACGAACAATCCACCAGAAATGAAGATGCCGGTACAGATATGGACAACTCTCCCATGCCGGAGAGTCGTGGTGACTCTGATGCAGGTAATGAATCTGTAAACTTTCAGAACAAATATCTAAATGAAACAGACGGACAAATCCACTCAGAGAAAAGTCAGTTGACGTGCAGATTTTGTGGTAAAAGTTTCCTCAGACAATTATACTTGTTGGATCACACTCGTATCCACACCGGCGAGAAGCCATTTACCTGTCAAGTGTGCGGTAAGAGTTTTAACCGCAATGTGACTTTGACCACCCACATGAGAATCCACACAGGCGAGAAGCCGTATTCCTGTAACACCTGTGGTAAAAGTTTCTCCCAAACCGGTCACCTGACCAATCACATACGGGGTCACACAGGAGAGAAGCCCTTTTCCTGTGAAATGTGCGGTAAAACCTTTGCCGTCGGTAACACTTTGACTATCCACATGCGGACCCACACAGGAGAGAAGCCGTATTCCTGTCACATCTGCGGTAAAGGATtcctcagcagcagcaacatgAAGGCGCACGTGAGGAGGCATGCTGACGTCAAGCCCTTTTGTTGTCAGAACTGTGGTCAATCTTTTGGACAACTGTCTGCTTTGAAAGTCCACATGAACAAGTCCTGCAGGCCACAACTCCCCAGCAACGGCATCTCAGGAAATGTTTGGACCTTTTCCGAACAAGAAAACCAGAAGGAGTCTGAGCCAAAGCTTGTAACCACATAA
- the LOC133458015 gene encoding zinc finger protein 660-like isoform X2 produces the protein MSSSGSLREFISQRLTAAAEEIFTEFEKTIVQYEEEIDRQRRLLDITWKPEIKLHRTELQHHFFRVANEVLPGQQLCNQDRNLRLDQKEPDPPQVKEEMKDGQVELKQETDVVMVTPTSGESGHSEPEPNMDQVQLQISPVTGKPDEQETKYEQSTRNEDAGTDMDNSPMPESRGDSDAGNESVNFQNKYLNETDGQIHSEKSQLTCRFCGKSFLRQLYLLDHTRIHTGEKPFTCQVCGKSFNRNVTLTTHMRIHTGEKPYSCNTCGKSFSQTGHLTNHIRGHTGEKPFSCEMCGKTFAVGNTLTIHMRTHTGEKPYSCHICGKGFLSSSNMKAHVRRHADVKPFCCQNCGQSFGQLSALKVHMNKSCRPQLPSNGISGNVWTFSEQENQKESEPKLVTT, from the exons ATGAGTTCGTCTGGGTCTCTGAGAGAGTTCATCAGTCAGCGACtaactgctgctgctgaagaAATATTCACAGAGTTTGAAAAAACCATCGTCCAGTACGAAGAAGAGATTGACCGACAGAGAAGACTGCTGGATATCACCTGGAAACCGGAGATTAAACTACACAGAACAG AACTCCAGCATCATTTCTTCCGGGTTGCTAATGAGGTTCTTCCTGGCCAGCAGCTCTGTAACCAGGACAGGAACCTCAGATTGGACCAGAAGGAACCAGATCCTCCACAGGTTAAGGAGGAAATGAAGGATGGTCAGGTTGAACTGAAGCAGGAGACTGATGTCGTCATGGTGACTCCAACTTCTGGTGAAAGTGGCCAcagtgaaccagaaccaaacatggatcAGGTCCAACTTCAGATCTCTCCAGTAACTGGGAAACCGGATGAGCAAGAAACAAAGTACGAACAATCCACCAGAAATGAAGATGCCGGTACAGATATGGACAACTCTCCCATGCCGGAGAGTCGTGGTGACTCTGATGCAGGTAATGAATCTGTAAACTTTCAGAACAAATATCTAAATGAAACAGACGGACAAATCCACTCAGAGAAAAGTCAGTTGACGTGCAGATTTTGTGGTAAAAGTTTCCTCAGACAATTATACTTGTTGGATCACACTCGTATCCACACCGGCGAGAAGCCATTTACCTGTCAAGTGTGCGGTAAGAGTTTTAACCGCAATGTGACTTTGACCACCCACATGAGAATCCACACAGGCGAGAAGCCGTATTCCTGTAACACCTGTGGTAAAAGTTTCTCCCAAACCGGTCACCTGACCAATCACATACGGGGTCACACAGGAGAGAAGCCCTTTTCCTGTGAAATGTGCGGTAAAACCTTTGCCGTCGGTAACACTTTGACTATCCACATGCGGACCCACACAGGAGAGAAGCCGTATTCCTGTCACATCTGCGGTAAAGGATtcctcagcagcagcaacatgAAGGCGCACGTGAGGAGGCATGCTGACGTCAAGCCCTTTTGTTGTCAGAACTGTGGTCAATCTTTTGGACAACTGTCTGCTTTGAAAGTCCACATGAACAAGTCCTGCAGGCCACAACTCCCCAGCAACGGCATCTCAGGAAATGTTTGGACCTTTTCCGAACAAGAAAACCAGAAGGAGTCTGAGCCAAAGCTTGTAACCACATAA